Genomic DNA from Pseudobdellovibrionaceae bacterium:
CCCATACACCGCTGCATCAGCGAACATATCAAGGGAATCCGCGATTAGACCCGCTGACTGCGCGTAAAGCCCAAAACTCATTTCCGCAACGAACATGAAGCCATTGATCGCAAGAAGCTGCCAAAGAACCTTGGCTTCAGAGGCTGAGGCAGCGTCATGCTTTTCGCTCGACGAAAGCAAACCTGCTTCCTCCTCATTAAGCTCGCGTGAGTGAGAAAGCTTAGCGCCAAAACCAAGGGGCTGAAGAGCTTGAAGTAACACTTCGGCCTCAACCGAATGCGTGGCGGTGAGCTGCCTTGACCGGAGATCAAAGGCCAAATTTTGCACTCCGGTCATTCCATCGAGCGCCATGCGGATCATTTTTTCTTCGGATGGACAATCCACCTTCGGGATGTCGAAAGTCGTCTGTTTCAAAGCTCTGCTCCGCTTTTTCTGAAAAGAGTGGTTAGTGAGAGTCCTTTTCAGCGCGTTCGCCCGATCCCTTTTCTTTGGCTTGTGCAGCCTCATACTTTTCGTTTACTTCCCAGCATTGGGACTTTCTAAATTCTTTGTTGAGGCGGCCTTTTTTCTCGGCGCATTTATGAGCGTCTTCGTTATTCATTGCCTTGGGACAATCCTTTTTGCACGCGGCAACAACGTCGAACTGCTCTTGAGCGAAAGACGGTAAGGCCGTGAAGAGTGCAAATGTAGCGATCAAAAGCGTGGTTTTCAAAGCAGGTCTCCTTTTTGGTTTTCATTTAGTTTCGGCTTCTTGACTTTCTAGCATACTTGCATGATGGTGCAAGTATGCACTCAATAAA
This window encodes:
- a CDS encoding cation transporter; this translates as MKQTTFDIPKVDCPSEEKMIRMALDGMTGVQNLAFDLRSRQLTATHSVEAEVLLQALQPLGFGAKLSHSRELNEEEAGLLSSSEKHDAASASEAKVLWQLLAINGFMFVAEMSFGLYAQSAGLIADSLDMFADAAVYGLSLYAVGKAVHHKKRAARLSGYLQVLLALGALVEVLRRFVFGSEPEEFFMMGVAAVALAANALCIFLLSKHRDGEVHMKASWIFSTNDVIANLGVLLAGALVWTFKANWPDLAVGLIISVIVLRGGIRILRLSKS